The DNA sequence GCCGACACGCTGCGCGCCAACGGTGAGCGGCTCGTCTTCTGGGACTGTTACCGCCCGCACGATGTGCAGATCCGCATGTTCCAGGTAGTGCCCAACCCGAACTGGGTCGCCAAGCCCGGCCAGTACGCCCGCAGCCACGAGGCCGGGCGCTCGGTGGACGTCACGCTGGCCAACGCGCGGGGTCTGGTCGATATGGGTACCGGATTCGACGATTTCTCCCCGCGTTCCCTGGCCTACGCCACCGACGGGGTCAGCGCCGAGCAGCAGGCCAACCGGGCCCGCCTGCGCGGTGCCATGCAGGCTGGCGGGCTTCAGGTGTACTCGGGTGAGTGGTGGCATTTCGACGGGCCCGGAGCGGGTGTGGACCGCCCGGTTCTGCAGGTGCCGGTCAACTGACCAGACGGTTGTTCCACTACCCGGGAGAAATTGAGTAGTCCAGTACCCGGTGCGATGGCGCTCTACCGGAGTAATTTCCCTTTCGGGTCGAATGATCCTGCTGGGAGGTTGCCATGCCTGCATCGCCGATTCCCGTGGGGACAGTGCGCCGCTGTGTCCCGCTCGCGGTGCTGGCCGGCGCCCTCGCGGTGGCCTGTGGCGGCACCGGTGAATCTGTCACGCGCACCGTGACCCAGACCGTCACCGATCAGACGACCATCACCCACGGGGGCGACGGTGGTTCGCACGGAAGTACCAGCGGCGGTGGGTCGTCCACGTCCGGGAAGACGCCCACGGACGACGGGCTCGCGTGGGTGCCCTATGGCCCCAAGGACCCTGCCTTCCCGACACCGGGCTGGGACGTCTACGTCTACTTTCTCAAACATGATTGCGACAGCCTCAAGAATGTCCAGAAACCCGAGGGCAACCTCTACGAGGCGGCGGTGGGTGTGTGCCGTGCCGCGGTGAACGGCGAAGAGAGCCAATGGGATGTGGCGGCCAAGGCCTTTGCGGCGCGCGGTGCGGGTGTCGAGATCGGCCCGGCGCAGTGCGTCGACGACACCATCGCGGCCATGGTCACCAAGCTCCTTGCCTGGCATGAGGAGCACCCGGGCGGCCAGCCCGCGCTGACGTTCCCGCAGACCGACGGCCGCACCGCATGCTCGAAGGACAACAACAGCTTCGTGCCCCCGGACGAGACCGATTCCTCCACAACCAGTTCCACGACGTCGAGCACCACCACATCGAGTACGACCTCCACCACGACCACTTCGAGCACGACAACCACCACCACACCGGCGCGGTGAGGTCAGTGCGAGAACTGCCAGTGCACCGACTGGTCCTCGTCCAGCACGATGATGCTGCCGTTGCGGACGGTCCACCCCTCGGTCATCAAGAACAGCCGGCCCCCGGACTCGGCGAGCAGCCGCAATCCCGTGGTGCGGTAGAGCTTTTTCGGCCCCGTGGTGATCTCCTCGGTGCGCACCACGGGAGAGTCGATGCCCAACGGGCTCTCGCTGACGGCCGTCGCCCGGGGCAGTGACGACACCGAGTCTTCGTAGCGCTGCGCATACCCGCGTCCGACGATATCGGCGTACCCCTGTACCGCCCAGAACATCGCTGCCGCAATCACAATGCCGACGAGCACGGCCTCGAGCACATCGGGGGGACGGGCAATGGCACTGCGTGGCCGCGTGCGTTCCTGCCCCTGGCGGCTCAGATGCCTGCCGTACACCGCCAGTGCCGTGCCGATCGCGATCATGAGCGGCCACACCACCGTCCCGGGTTCCCAGGCACGCGTCAGCGCGGGCATCACCACGCCCAGGATGGCGACAGCCAGCCCGCCGAGCATGGTGACCCGGCAGATCACCCGGATCGTATCGGTCACGCCGTCGCGCTCGATCTTCTCGGTCAACGCGCGATGCGCTGCCAGCCAGGCGATTCCGATGACCGCCATCGCCAGGATCGGCAGATACAGCGTGCTGATGCTGCGTAACACGTAGTCCTGAGTGGTGAAGCGGAACAGGCTTACCTCGATGCCCATCCACTGGGACTGCGCGTCGCTGCGGGCCCAGCCGAAGTACAGCAGCAGCGCGGTGATCATCGTCAACGGTGTTCCCACCGTGGTGATTACGGCGATGACGGGGCGAATAATCGACACCGGATCCGGTGAGTCCGCGGCGGCCGGAGCGTCGAGCTTCCCCGGCGCGTCGGCAGATTGACGCGCTGGCTCCTCCGACGCTTCTTCGGCCGGCATGCGAGCATGCTACGCGCGAGGGGCCTGACCAGGGAGGAAAATCCCCTTGCCGCTTCCATGTGCGGCGCCTATTCTGGCTGGCGTCCTGGTCCCCGACGAAAGGTACGACATGGATCTGTGAGGTCTGGCAATCCGCCGGCGCGCCCTCGCGCGTTTTCGGCGACCCCACCTCACAGGAAGTCCTTTCCATGTCTGCTGTCATATCCTCGAACGCTCTCACCTACGTACATCCCGACGGTTCCGTCGTTCTCGACGGGCTCGACATGCTGGTTCCGGCAGGGCGCTCCGGGCTGGTCGGTGTCAACGGCTCCGGCAAGTCCACCCTGCTCAAGCTCATCGCGGGTGAGCTACTGCCCACCTCGGGGATGGTCCATGCCTCGGGCCATATCGGTTACCTGCCACAGGATCTCACTATCCGCGCCGATCAGTCGGTTCCCGATCTGCTGGGTCTGACGCCCGTGCTGGCGGCCATCGCGGCCATTGAGCACGGGTCCACCGATCAGGCCGACTTCGACACCGTCGGCGACGACTGGGATCTGGCCGAGCGGGTGCGCGCCGAGCTGGATCGTCTCGGCCTGCCGGCCGCGGTGCTGGACCGCACGCTGGGCGATCTGTCCGGAGGCGAGGTGATTCGGCTCGGTCTGGCCCGGCTGCTGTTGCGGCGCCCCGACGTACTGCTACTCGACGAGCCGACCAACAACCTCGACGGCGAATCCCGCCGGCACCTGTACGACGTGGTGTCGTCTTGGCCGCGCACGCTGCTGGTGGTCAGCCACGACCGTGAGCTGCTGGAGCACGTGGAGCGCATCGGGGATCTGCGCGACGGCGGCGTGACGTGGTACGGCGGCGGATACAGCGAGTACGCGGCAGCGATCACGGCTGAACAAGAGGCTGCCGCGCAGGCGATCTCGACGGCCAAGGCTGAAGTGCGCCGCGAACGCCGCGATCTGGTCGAGGCCGAAAGGGTTATCGCGCAGCGGCGCCGCTACGGCGCCAAGATGCAAGCCAACAAGCGTGAGCCCAAGATCGTGATGGGGCTGCGCAAGCGATCCGCGCAGGAATCGGCGGCAGCGCTCACGCAGACACAGACCGATCGGCTGGACAAGGCCCGCGAGAATCTGGATGAGGCGCAGACCCGGCTGCGAGCCGACCGCTCCATCCGTATCGACCTGCCGGGCACCGAGGTTCCCGCCGGTCGCGTCGTCGTCACCACCGACAACCTGGTACTTCGTCACGGAGTCGCCGCGCACCTGGAGCTGCGCGGGCCGCAGCGGGTGGGCCTGGTGGGGCCCAACGGCTCGGGAAAGACCACGCTGCTGCACACCCTCGCGGGGCGCATCCCTGCCGCTGAAGGTGCTGTGACGGTACATGTTCCGATGGGCCTACTCCCGCAGCGTCTTGATCTGCTGGACGATGCGCGCAGTGTCGCCGACAACGTGGCACGCCGTGCTCCGCACGCCGATATGAACACCATCCGTGCCAGACTGGCGCGATTTCTGTTCCGCGGCAATGCCGCCGACAGGCTTGTCGGTGCGCTGTCCGGTGGCGAACGGTTCCGGGCGACGCTGGCCGCGGTGCTGCTGGCCGACCCTGCTCCACAACTGCTGCTGCTGGACGAACCCACCAACAACCTGGACTTCGCGTCCTACGACGCGCTGGTCTCGGGGCTAGGGGAGTACCGGGGTGCGGTGATCGTGGCCAGCCACGACCTCGGCTTTCTCGACGACATCGGGGCCCGGCATAGGGACTGGAGGACGGAGCCGGTAATCGGGTAGTGCGGTACGCACGTCAGGGGGATACCTCCACACGCACGCTGAGCTGGTCACGTTCCCACCCCGCGTACGCGCGGCCATGTCAAGGAGACTCACGATGTGTTTCATTATCCCCCAAGATGTCCTGCTGCGATTAGCCGACGATGACAGCGTCGCCGACGATTCGCGAACGGCCCTGGCGGCCACGGCCGCGTCCGAATCGGCCTGGCGCACATTGCGCGACGCGCACACCGAGGCCACCCAGGCCGGACTGCTGGCTCGCGCCGACGCATTCGCCGGCGTCGCCAAGGCGCTGGCCACGGCCCCCGGCACCCCGGTGTTCGACTGCAAGCACACCACCTCGCTGCCCGGTATCACGATCGCGAATCCAGGCACCTCCACCGATACCTCCGCCAAGCACGCGTTCACCGAAACCGCTTCGGTGGCGAAGTTTTACAAGGAATGCTTCGGGCGCAACTCGGTCGACGACGAAGGTATGACGTTGGTGTCCTCGGTGCACTACAGCGTGAACTACTCCAACGCGTTCTGGAATGGCTCGCAGATGACCTACGGCGACGGCGACGGCGAGATCTTCGTCGACTTCACCGGATCCAACGACGTGATCGGCCACGAGCTGACGCACGGCGTCACCCAATACACGGCGGGCCTGCTCTACAAGAACGAGGCCGGTGGCCTCAACGAGAGCATGTCCGATGTATTCGGATCGATGTTCCGGCAGTGGAGCGCCGGACAAACGGTCGGTCAAGCCGACTGGCTGATCGGCAAGGACATCATGGGTCCGCGGGCCATCGCCAAGGGCTTCACGTGCCTGCGCGATATGGCCGACCCGGGCGCCCGGCACTGCCTCGCGCCGCAGCCGTCGCACTATCGCGACTATGTGCCCGGCAGTGACCCGCATGAGAGCAGCGGCATCCCCAACTACGCGTTCTACCTCGCGGCGACCAAGCACGGCTCGTACTCCTGGCAGGGCGTGGGCACGGTCTGGTACGAGGCTCTGACCAGCTCGAAAGCCCGTCCCAACATGAAGATGAAGGCCTTCGCCAACCTGACGCGCGAGATCTCCGCAGCCAACGCGGCCGCCGAATCTGTACATAAGGCGATAGACGACGCGTGGACCGCGGTCGGGCTGTAGCGTCGCCGTCATGGTGGAGTACCTCATCGACAGACGGGGCGGATTCACCGGGCTTCCGGCCAGCGGTACGTGTACTGACCAGAGCTTGGACCCCGAGGCGCGACGCGTACTGGATGGATTGTTGGACAGCCCCGGGTCGCTTCCGGGCGACCCGGGTGCTGACCGCTTCACGTACACGGTGACCCGGGTCAGCGGGTCTGATCGGATCACTCGGGCCATCCCGGAGAGCCTGCTGCCCGACGCCGTCCGTCAGGTGGTCAAAGAACCGATCTGACGGCCGGACCTGACAGTTCACCGTTCACGAGCCGAGCGGGTATGCACGCTGCCCGGTAGGGTGATGTGTAATGTGCACGCGTTTCATCATCCCGCCGGCCGTACTGTCGCGACTGGCCGAGGATGGTGACATCGCCGAAGACTCACGGGTCGCACTCTTGGCCACGGCGGCATCCGAATTGTCTTGGCGTACCTTGCGCAATGCGCACACGCGAGCTACCCAGGCGGCAACCGGTAACACCATCAGTGCAGCCGCCACGGCGTTGGCCAAGGTCCCCGAAACGCCGGTGTTCGATTCCCGGCAGACCACCTCACTGCCGGGCGTGGCCGTCGCCGATCCGGCCGCGTCCAAGGACGCCACCGTCCAGCGGGCATTCGCCGAAACGGCCGCGGTCGTGCGCTTCTACCGGGAGTGCTTCGGGCGCAACTCTGTTGACAATGCGGGCATGACGCTGATCTCGTCCGTCCACTATGGCGTCAAGTACGCGAACGCGTTCTGGAACGGTTCGCAGATGGCCTACGGCGACGGTGACGGCCAGATCTTCCTGGACTTCACCAAGGCCAACGATGTGATCGGTCATGAACTGACACACGGGGTTACGCAATTTACCGCGGGCCTGAACTACGAGAACGAGGCCGGGGCGTTGAACGAGAGTGTCTCGGATGTCTTCGGGTCGATGTTCCGGCAATGGCAAGCAGAGCAGACCGCGGACGCGGCCGATTGGCTGATCGGCAAGGACATTCTGGGGCCGCGCGCGCTCGACAAGGGGTACACCTGCCTCCGGGATCTCGCTGACCCCGGTGCTGCGCACTGCCTCTCGCCGCAACCGGCTCACTACCGCGACTATGTTCCCGGCAGTGACCCGCACGACGGCAGCGGCATCCCCAACCACGCGTTCTACCTCGCGGCGACCACACACGGCTCAAAGTCCTGGGAGGCCGTGGGGACTGTCTGGTACGAGGCGCTGACCAGCCCGAAGGCAAGAAAGAACATGACGTTCAAGGCTTTCGCGAAACTCACCCGGCAGATCGCCGCGGCCCGGACCGGTGCTGAGTCACCCAAGGCGGCCATTGACGAGGCATGGACCGAGGTCGGGCTCTAGCGGCTTAGTCGCCGGTGTCCCAGTAGTTGGGGCAGGAGACGTCGACGTAGACGGTCGTGTTGGCCTTGACCTGCGTGCCTGAGCGGTCGGGATTGTTGATGCCGTTGACGGTGCAGAACTCCAGCGGGGTCAGGGTGTTGCCGTTGACCCAGTTGATCTGGACCTCGTACCCCTGACTTTCCAGTTCCGAGATGGTTTCGCTGGCAGAGCCGGATCCGGCGATCGGCCAGTTAGGGTCTGCGACGGCCATCGGCGCAAGTGACAGCGCCATCACTGCCGATGCGAACACTGCTGCGAACCTCATGGGAGACCTCCACCACCATGTTAGCTCGCGCGGCTGAGGCAAGATGGCTCCCAACACCGATACAAGGAGAGACCGATGCCGTTCTCGTCCGAGCACGACGACTTCCGCAGTACCGTCCGCCGGTACATCGAGGAGAAGATCAACCCCCACGTCGATGAGTGGGAACGCGAGCAGATGATGCCGCTGCACGACGTGATCGCCGATATGGCCACACTCGGATTGGTCGGCCTCGAATACGACCCCGAGTACGGCGGGCAGGGTGCCGATCACCTCTTCACGCTGGTGCTCGCCGAGGAACTGGGCCGGGTGGATCACGGCTCGTTCCCGATGGCCTTCGGCGTTCACGTCGCGATGGCGACCCCGTCGCTGCACAAGCACGGCACCGATGAGCTCAAGCGCGAGTTCCTGGCTCCGGCGTTGCAGGGCGAGCAGATCGCCGCGATCGCGGTGACGGAGCCGGACGCCGGATCCGATGTGGCCGCCATCAAGACCCATGCCCGCCGTGATGGCGACGACTGGGTGATCAACGGCTCAAAGATGTTCATCACCAACTCCGTTCAGGCCGACTGGTTGTGCGTGCTGGCCCGCACCTCCGATGAGGGCGGATACGCGGGGATGAGCCAGATCATCGTGCCGACCAAGACTCCCGGATACGAGGTTCGCAAGCTCGACAAGCTTGGCATGCACGCCTCCGACACGGGCCTGATCACGTTCGACGACGTGCGGGTGCCGGTGTCCAACACCATCGGCGAGGTCGGCCGCGGGTTCCAGCAGCAGATGTCCCAGTTCGTCATGGAGCGCATGTTCGGCGCCTACGGCATCCCCGCCAGTGTGAACAGGGCCTTGCAGCGCACCAAGGAATACGCGTTGGCGCGACAGGTGTTTGGCAAGCCGCTGACCAAGAATCAGCATCTGGCCTACCAGTACGCGGGCTTTGCCGCGCGGGCCGACATGTTGGAGGTTTACAACCGCGATATCGCCGGCCGGTATATGGCGGGGGAGAATGTGACCCGCAAGGTGACCATCGCCAAGCTCACCGCCGGACCGTTGGTTCGCGAGGCTGGCGACTGGTGCCTGCAGGTGCACGGCGGCATGGGGTACATGACCGAGACGTGGACGTCGCGATTCTTCCGGGATCAGCGTCTGCTCAGCATCGGCGGCGGCGCCGACGAGGTGATGATGCGGGTGCTATCCCAGATCGACGGATTCTCCTGAGTGATGGACCGAGTAGGGAGTCGGGCGGGAAGACACTTCGAAGTGCCCACCTCTGAGCGACAGCAAGTCACCGACCGTGTGTGACGGTTGCATCTCTAGAGGCCACGATTCCGTCAAGGCTACGAGACCCAACCATCGGCTATCTGTATGTGGCTTCCGTGCTGGGATATCTCAGACCAGCTGGCGCAGTCGCCAAAAGGTAGTTGCAACTCCGCTTCGTTGGTGATTGTTGTGTACCAATCTGCTTGGCCGTCGTACCCCGCGATGCGTATCGCTGCGAGGTACATACCGTTGATTGAGAAACGAACCACCGCGAGGTTTTCGCGAAGTCGTTGGTCCTGTGGTTTTAGGGCATCCCATCGCGAAACGACTGCGAAGGCTCGCAAACGTATCGCCAGATCGGTCCATCTCATCACTTCGTTGATCGAACCCCAGTTATCCGTTGCTGTTGTCTCCCAGTAACTTCCCCTTCGTACCGCGATGTAGTTGTATCGGCCCTTGCTTTTTGAGAATCGAATAACTGACCCATCTGCGGGCTCTGGTGGTATCGGTCGCGTTGCCTTGGGTACCAGCGGAAGTGGCGTCATCAACGATTGCAGGGGTGATGTGTTGTATTGACGCGGGTCCATCAGTTCTGGCGTAAGCGCTGGGATTGTGATCGGAGGGCCATCGAGGACATCCGTCGATGCTTCGTTGGCCTTTACAGCTGCGATGCGTAATTCAGCTGCGACAGCAGAGCCCGTGATGTCTGCCCAACATGCGGTAACAAGACCGCGAGCTTCGAGATGCCGGATCATCGGTATATACCGCTGGCTCATCTGCGGTGTCAGTTGCCCTACGCGTTGGTTGTCTATGCGGACTTCGACATGCGGCTTTGCTCGCCCACCGGGCGCGTTCTCGCAGAGGGTGGCGAACAGTACTCCGTATCCGCCAAGAGGAACGCATTTTGATAGGACATCGAAGTGCTCGTCCTCTTTTGTCACCTGGACGATCGACGATTGCGGAAGCATTGTGTAGGCGACTTTGGGTGGTTCGTTCACTGGGATTGCCTCGTTTGGTGCGCCAAGGCAAACGCGAACTGAACACCTCACCTCAACTCCGTCCCATCCATCCCACTCGCTTATCCAGATGCGGCCAGATGTCGTTGGTACAAAGCCTGATCCGATGATACGTAGAAGTATCGCTATCCATTTCGAGGTCTCGTCCTCGTCGAGGTAACCGACGGTCCGGCCGCCGGCTCTGACGGATACTCGAAACGTGCGACTTCCTTGGTCGAGCTCAGGTATCAGTTGGATTTCGAGTCGGAGCTCCTGTTGATCGTCCGGAATGTCAGCGGGGAACAGACTCCGGATCGCGGGGATGAACTGATCTTCGGTCTCGACTTCGCAGTCCGCCCATGACCGAGCGGCATTCCAGAGGTGATATGGAGCTGACATGCTTGCTTGATTCCCCCTACGTAGGCATATTGCAACCGCTCGTGATCTTGTCACTTTGGTGACCTGTTGTGTGTGAAATTGCAACGCCGCTTTGGAATCCCAATTTGGGCAACGCTTAGCTCAGTCCCAGTTCAGGCATCTGATATCAAGTTGTCGCTTACAGCCGGGCACTAGAGACATGTCCCGAAAATCGGGCCAAGCCTCAGGCCCGCGCCAGCTCCTGTTCCACCGATGCCACATCGGTCACGTTCACCCCGATGAGCGTGAGATCGTGCAGCCGCTCCGGGGTGACTTGCGAGGTGGCGTCCTCGACGATCACCGCGCGGTAGTCCCGCTCGGAAGCGTCGAACAGGGTGGCACGCGGGCAGTTCGGCAGATTGCAGCCCGCCACCACCACCGTGGTGATGCCCCGCGCACGCAGATGTTGCTCCAAGTCGGTCCGGTGAAAGGCGCTCCAGCGCGGCTTGAACAGGATGTGTTCCGCTGGCCCGACCTGCTGAAACCCACCCGCCAACAGCAGCTCTGAATCCAGCCGCTCGCCGTGCGGCAGCAGCTCGGCGGGGATCTGTGACCCGTCACTACCCGGCGCGGCGACCTCGCGGCCGGCGAGAATCTCTGCGCGACGGGGCAAATCGGTGTCGGTGCCGCCCGGTACATAGAGCCGCACCACGTGCACGATGGGCCGACCGGCCCTACGGAACGCCGCCACCAGCCGGCCGAGCTGGGGTATCCGATCGGCGGTCCCCGGCACCGTCATGGCGCCGGAGACGAACTCCGTCTGCACATCGATGACCACCAGGGCCGAGTTGTCCCATTCGGGGGCGATGAAGCTTGTCACGCCACCACAGTAGGGGCCCAATCCGGCGAACGCCCGAGGTGACGCAGGATGCGGTCGATGTCGCGCTCACCGTCGACCTCGTCGAGCGCCCGCGCGAACGGCGAGCCCTCGGCCGCTCGGAAGTCGCCGTCGGGTACCCCCAAGGCGATCGGAACCGCCGCGGTGATCACGTCGTCGGGGAGAGCGAACGGAGCGCCGATGCTGCGCGCCGCATCCCACCCGTGCGCCACGTAGTCGATGAAGTGGAAGCCGATGGCCGTCGCGCCGGGAAACGAAGCCTCGGCGCCGAACTCGGGCAGCGCGAACATCGCCTCCAGCACCCCGTCGGCGGCAAACGCATCCAGCACATCGTCCACGGCGGCGCGATAGGCGCCCGCGGGATCGGCCATCACCGCGTCGGCGACAGTATGGGGATTCCAGACAGTCAGGTCGCCGCCGGCACCACGAGCGGCGGCCGCGAATCCGCGATGTTGGACGGTCATGTGGGTCAGCAGGTCGGCCAGCGTCCACCCGGCGCACGGGGTCGGGCGTCGCAGGTCATCCACAGTGATGGCCGAGACAACATCGGCGGATGCCAATACCGCCGTTCTGTGCGCGGCACGAAGATCAAGTGGCGTGTTCATGTACACATCATATGCTCATACATATGATGTGCCAAGGTGTATATCCGGGAGTGGCTACACCTGCACGGTGACGGGCTGCACACCCCAGATCTCGTCGCAGTACTCGGCGATGGCGCGGTCCGAGGAGAACTTGCCGCCGCGCGCGGTGTTCAGGATCGACATCCGTGTCCACGCCGTCACGTCGTGCCAGGCCTGCGACACCCGCTCCTGGCACTCGATGTACGACGAGTAGTCGGCTAGCACCAGGAATGGGTCGTGACCGCGCAGCGAGTCCACGATCGGCGCGAACACCGACGGATCTCCATCCGAGAAGTGGCCGCTGGCAATCAGATCCAGCACGGTGCGGAGTTCTTCGTCGAGCCCGACGAAGTCCTCGGGCCGGTATCCCTCGTGCACCAGGCGCTGTACCTCATCGACCGTGAGCCCGAACAGGAAGAAGTTCTCGGCCCCGGCCTCCTCGAGCATCTCGACGTTGGCGCCGTCCAGCGTGCCGATGGTGAGCGCCCCGTTGAGCATGAACTTCATGTTGCCGGTGCCCGACGCCTCCTTGCCCGCCGTCGAAATCTGTTCGGACAGATCGGCGGCCGGGTAGATCAGGTGCGCGCTCTTGACATTGAAGTTCGGCAGGAACGCCACCTTGAGGAACTGGCTGACGTGGGGGTCGTTGTTGACGGTCTCGCCGACCGCATTGATGAGCTTGATGATTCGCTTGGCCATGAAGTATCCGGGGGCGGCCTTACCGCCGAAAATGAAGGCGCGTGGCGCGATCCGCAGATCCGGATTCTGCTTGAGCCGGTGGTACAGCGCGACGATGTGCAGCACGTTGAGGTGCTGGCGCTTGTACTCGTGGATTCGCTTGACCTGAATGTCGAACATCCAGGTGGGGTCCAGATCCACCCCGGTGCTCGCCAGCACATATTCGGCGAGCCGGGCCTTATTGAGGCGCTTGACCTCTCGCCACTGCATCCGGAAGGACGAGTCCTCGGCGTAGGGCTCCAGCTCGCGCAGCCGGGTCAGATCCGCCACCCAGCCCTCGCCGATGGCGTCGTCGAGCAGCTCCCGCAGGCCCGGATTGGCCAGCGCCAGGAACCGGCGCGGCGTCACCCCATTGGTCTTATTGCTGAACCGCTCGGGCCACAGCTCGTAGAAGTCCTTGAGCACGCTCTCCTTGAGAAGCTCCGAATGTAGCGCGGCCACACCGTTGATGGCGTGGCTGCCGACGGTGGCCAGGTGCGCCATCCGCACGCTCTTGCCGCCCTCTTCGCCGATGAGCGACATGCGCCGCACCCGCGCGTCGTCACCGGGGAAGCGGGACCGAACCTCGTCCAGGAACCGGCGGTTGATCTCGTAGATGATCTCCAGGTGCCGCGGCAGCGATTCGGCGAACAGTCCCAGCGGCCACGTCTCGAGTGCCTCGGGCAGCAGGGTGTGGTTGGTGTACCCGAAGGCCGCCACGGTGATCTCCCAGGCTTCGTCCCAGCCCAGGGCGCGTTCGTCGAGCAGCAGCCGCATCAACTCGGCGACACCGATGGACGGGTGAGTGTCATTGAGCTGCAAGGCGAATTGCTCGGCCAGCTCGTTGACCGGGCGCTCGGCCACGTCCTCCAAGATATGTAGCACGCGCTGCAGTGAGCAGGAGACGAAGAAGTGCTGCTGCAGCAGCCGCAGCCGCTTACCGGCTTCGGGCTCGTCATTGGGGTAGAGCACCTTGGTGACGGTCTCGGAGGACACCTCGTCCTCGACGGCCTTGTAGTAATCGCCGGCGTTGAAGGCGTCCAGTTCAAAGGACTGCACGGCGCGGGCGCTCCACAGCGTCAGGGTGTTGCAGGTATTGACGCCGTAGCCCTGGATGGGGGTGTCGTACGGAATGCCCTTGAGGAAGCGCTGCGGGATCCAGCGCGCCCGGAAGTTCCCGTTCTCGTCCAGATATTGCTCGGTGTGGCCACCCCATCCGACGAGGAAGTTGAGGTCGGGCTTGGCGATTTCCCAGGGGTTTCCGTTATCGAGCCAGTTGTCGGTCTTCTCGACCTGCCAGCCGTCGCGAATCTCCTGGTCGAAGATCCCGTATTCGTACCGGATGCCGTAGCCGATCGCGGGACGATCCAGGGTGGCCAGCGAGTCCATGTAGCACGCCGCCAGGCGGCCCAGGCCACCGTTGCCCAGCCCCGGCTCCTCCTCGCACTCCAGCACCTCGTCGAGGTCCTGCCCCAGCGCGGACAACGCGTCGCGGGCCTGCGCCTCGATCTGCAGGTTGAGCAGGTTGTTGCCCAGCTGCGGCCCCATCAGGAACTCCGCCGACAGGTACACCGCCACCTTGCGGCTCAGGTCCAGGTAGGTCTGCATGCTGGCAATCCAGCGCTGCTGCATGCGATCTCGGACCGCGAGCGCCAGGGCCCGGTAGTAGTGCGCGGGGGTCAACACGCTCGCCGGACGCCCGATCGAGTACCGCAGATGGTCGATGATGGCCCGTTGCAGCGTGTCGGCATTCAATCCGGTGCGGGAGTGTTCGTCGTGATCGAGCTCGGCGAAGTGCGTCATGTCCACACCGTGCCATCGAATGGCGCACGGGAAAACCGGAAATAGGCGACCGGCAGGTTACTAGGGAGTGACCACCACCCGCACCCCGGACGGCTCCTTTGTCGCCCAGACGGTTTCGATATCGGCCAACGGCCGGGCGAGTGTCTGCAACTGCAGGTCTCCGCTGTCGACCATGGCGAACAGCTTCGGCAGGGCCTCGGTGCGTGCCTGCAGCAGGGCTTCAGGCGGCACACTGCCGATCCCGACA is a window from the Mycobacteroides salmoniphilum genome containing:
- a CDS encoding glycogen/starch/alpha-glucan phosphorylase → MTHFAELDHDEHSRTGLNADTLQRAIIDHLRYSIGRPASVLTPAHYYRALALAVRDRMQQRWIASMQTYLDLSRKVAVYLSAEFLMGPQLGNNLLNLQIEAQARDALSALGQDLDEVLECEEEPGLGNGGLGRLAACYMDSLATLDRPAIGYGIRYEYGIFDQEIRDGWQVEKTDNWLDNGNPWEIAKPDLNFLVGWGGHTEQYLDENGNFRARWIPQRFLKGIPYDTPIQGYGVNTCNTLTLWSARAVQSFELDAFNAGDYYKAVEDEVSSETVTKVLYPNDEPEAGKRLRLLQQHFFVSCSLQRVLHILEDVAERPVNELAEQFALQLNDTHPSIGVAELMRLLLDERALGWDEAWEITVAAFGYTNHTLLPEALETWPLGLFAESLPRHLEIIYEINRRFLDEVRSRFPGDDARVRRMSLIGEEGGKSVRMAHLATVGSHAINGVAALHSELLKESVLKDFYELWPERFSNKTNGVTPRRFLALANPGLRELLDDAIGEGWVADLTRLRELEPYAEDSSFRMQWREVKRLNKARLAEYVLASTGVDLDPTWMFDIQVKRIHEYKRQHLNVLHIVALYHRLKQNPDLRIAPRAFIFGGKAAPGYFMAKRIIKLINAVGETVNNDPHVSQFLKVAFLPNFNVKSAHLIYPAADLSEQISTAGKEASGTGNMKFMLNGALTIGTLDGANVEMLEEAGAENFFLFGLTVDEVQRLVHEGYRPEDFVGLDEELRTVLDLIASGHFSDGDPSVFAPIVDSLRGHDPFLVLADYSSYIECQERVSQAWHDVTAWTRMSILNTARGGKFSSDRAIAEYCDEIWGVQPVTVQV
- a CDS encoding cysteine hydrolase family protein → MTSFIAPEWDNSALVVIDVQTEFVSGAMTVPGTADRIPQLGRLVAAFRRAGRPIVHVVRLYVPGGTDTDLPRRAEILAGREVAAPGSDGSQIPAELLPHGERLDSELLLAGGFQQVGPAEHILFKPRWSAFHRTDLEQHLRARGITTVVVAGCNLPNCPRATLFDASERDYRAVIVEDATSQVTPERLHDLTLIGVNVTDVASVEQELARA
- a CDS encoding TIGR03086 family metal-binding protein, whose translation is MNTPLDLRAAHRTAVLASADVVSAITVDDLRRPTPCAGWTLADLLTHMTVQHRGFAAAARGAGGDLTVWNPHTVADAVMADPAGAYRAAVDDVLDAFAADGVLEAMFALPEFGAEASFPGATAIGFHFIDYVAHGWDAARSIGAPFALPDDVITAAVPIALGVPDGDFRAAEGSPFARALDEVDGERDIDRILRHLGRSPDWAPTVVA